Proteins encoded together in one Salarchaeum sp. JOR-1 window:
- a CDS encoding MFS transporter, translated as MSESNSARRVHVFGSLCALVFFVNFGRVAFAPLYGPFIAEFGVNRATVGVTASLVWLGSALPRIPTGYLLTRVARHRVVLATGVFLTGASTFTALAATIEMVFVGGFLIGISSGAYFIAANPLISELFPERVGRVIGVHGTAMQLAAVGAPVTVSALLGVTDWRTVFWLLAAVSGITTLALFVATRRADLPAAGAADRNLVRAVRRQWRLVFTGIAILGVTTLVWNGFWNFYTLYAVEAKGLTSGTANLLLTGMFAAGVPAFWFAGRLADRVAYVPLLLAVLAGFVVCLFALTYASGLIAVTVATLATGGVVHCLFPTIDTFLLDSLPDADRSSAYAAYSAGMMTMQAAGGTVVGVLSTGMGYDLVFRLLAVALGALVVVLVAAYRADLLPEGAAETPT; from the coding sequence GTGTCCGAGTCGAATAGCGCGCGTCGCGTCCACGTGTTCGGGTCGCTGTGCGCGCTCGTGTTCTTCGTGAACTTCGGAAGGGTGGCGTTCGCGCCGCTCTACGGCCCGTTCATCGCGGAGTTCGGCGTGAACCGGGCGACCGTCGGCGTCACCGCTTCTCTCGTCTGGCTCGGGAGCGCGCTCCCCCGCATCCCGACTGGCTACCTCCTCACGCGGGTTGCGCGCCACCGGGTCGTCCTCGCCACCGGCGTCTTTCTCACCGGCGCGTCCACATTCACCGCGCTCGCCGCGACCATCGAGATGGTGTTCGTCGGCGGGTTCCTCATCGGCATCTCGTCCGGGGCGTACTTCATCGCCGCCAACCCCCTCATCTCCGAGTTGTTCCCCGAGCGCGTCGGTCGCGTCATCGGCGTGCACGGCACCGCGATGCAGCTCGCCGCCGTCGGCGCGCCCGTCACCGTCAGCGCGCTTCTCGGCGTGACGGACTGGCGAACCGTCTTCTGGCTACTCGCCGCCGTCTCGGGGATCACCACGCTCGCCCTCTTCGTCGCGACGCGGCGCGCGGACCTCCCCGCGGCGGGTGCGGCGGACCGCAACCTCGTCCGCGCGGTTCGCCGACAGTGGCGGCTCGTGTTCACCGGTATCGCCATCCTCGGCGTCACCACGCTCGTCTGGAACGGCTTCTGGAACTTCTACACGCTCTACGCCGTCGAAGCGAAGGGGCTCACCTCGGGAACCGCGAACCTCCTCCTCACCGGGATGTTCGCCGCGGGCGTTCCCGCGTTCTGGTTCGCCGGCCGTCTCGCCGACCGCGTCGCCTACGTGCCGCTCCTCCTCGCCGTGCTCGCCGGGTTCGTCGTCTGCCTGTTCGCGCTCACGTACGCCTCCGGCCTCATCGCGGTCACCGTCGCGACGCTCGCGACCGGCGGGGTCGTCCACTGCCTCTTTCCCACCATCGACACCTTCCTCCTCGACAGCCTCCCGGACGCCGACCGCTCCTCCGCGTACGCCGCGTACAGCGCGGGGATGATGACGATGCAGGCGGCCGGCGGCACCGTCGTCGGCGTGCTCAGCACCGGGATGGGATACGACCTCGTGTTCCGACTGCTCGCGGTCGCGCTCGGCGCGCTCGTGGTCGTCCTCGTCGCCGCGTACCGCGCCGACCTGCTCCCGGAGGGCGCGGCCGAGACGCCAACCTAA
- a CDS encoding HVO_0758 family zinc finger protein — protein MKSVRKGLRAGELEKDTYDRLVCAECGENLKTENDPDEVGSVRVCPDCGKRWQQI, from the coding sequence ATGAAATCAGTCAGGAAGGGCCTCCGGGCGGGCGAACTGGAGAAGGACACCTACGACCGACTGGTGTGCGCGGAGTGCGGGGAGAACCTCAAGACGGAGAACGACCCGGACGAGGTCGGGAGCGTCCGCGTCTGCCCCGACTGCGGGAAGCGCTGGCAGCAGATCTAG
- a CDS encoding SDR family oxidoreductase — protein MRVAILGCGYVGLELGRQLAAAGHEPVGVRRSDDGLAAIADAGFDGVRADVTDPESLEVVPDADAVVFIASSGGRGADAAREVYVDGLRTAIDHFGGRENPPGEFVYTSSTGVYGDHGGDWVDEETPLDPTTEKTEVLAEAERVARERTADHGIGGSVVRFAGLYGPDRYRLERYLDGPVTEGYLNMIHRDDAAGVVRFALTEDAPEVLLAVDDEPVSKHAFADWLADEAGVPRPPKRTKEDRLQESDLSEAAERRILTSKRCSNARLHRLGYEFAYPTYREGYRAALDAY, from the coding sequence ATGCGGGTCGCGATTCTGGGGTGTGGGTACGTCGGGCTCGAACTCGGCCGACAGCTCGCCGCCGCCGGCCACGAACCAGTCGGGGTCCGCCGCTCGGACGACGGTCTGGCGGCTATCGCGGACGCGGGGTTCGACGGCGTGCGCGCGGACGTGACCGACCCCGAAAGCCTCGAAGTCGTGCCGGACGCGGACGCCGTCGTGTTCATCGCGTCCTCGGGCGGCCGCGGCGCGGACGCCGCGCGCGAGGTGTACGTCGACGGCCTCCGCACCGCTATCGACCACTTCGGCGGGCGCGAGAACCCACCAGGCGAATTCGTGTACACGTCGAGCACGGGCGTGTACGGCGACCACGGCGGCGACTGGGTGGACGAGGAGACGCCGCTCGACCCCACCACCGAAAAGACCGAGGTGCTCGCCGAGGCCGAGCGCGTCGCGCGCGAGCGCACCGCCGACCACGGCATCGGCGGGTCGGTCGTCCGGTTCGCCGGCCTCTACGGCCCCGACCGCTACCGCCTGGAGCGCTACCTGGACGGCCCCGTCACGGAGGGCTACCTGAACATGATTCACCGGGACGACGCGGCCGGCGTCGTTCGGTTCGCGCTCACCGAGGACGCGCCCGAGGTGCTGCTGGCGGTGGACGACGAACCCGTCTCGAAGCACGCGTTCGCGGACTGGCTCGCCGACGAGGCCGGTGTCCCCCGGCCGCCGAAACGCACGAAAGAAGACCGCCTGCAGGAGAGCGACCTCTCCGAGGCCGCGGAGCGCCGGATTCTGACGAGCAAGCGCTGCTCGAACGCACGCCTGCATCGGCTCGGCTACGAGTTCGCCTACCCGACGTACCGCGAGGGCTACCGCGCCGCCCTCGACGCGTACTAG
- a CDS encoding DUF5791 family protein — MLTDTISEPESVSADEVFAEYEAALLAVIDAEGVDAVADATGLSPERVADIESGDGDPVTVSEAADLLALTDDWPDAETVRLELQDHVMLQMSSAVVDVDALADGIDAALDPKEVQQKIEGRQPMTLREYAEIHHYLAVENPW, encoded by the coding sequence ATGTTGACCGATACCATCTCAGAACCCGAGTCCGTCTCGGCGGACGAGGTGTTCGCGGAGTACGAGGCCGCCCTGCTCGCCGTCATCGATGCCGAGGGCGTGGACGCCGTCGCCGACGCCACCGGGCTCTCCCCCGAACGGGTCGCGGACATCGAATCTGGCGACGGCGATCCAGTCACCGTCTCGGAGGCGGCGGACTTGCTCGCGCTCACGGACGACTGGCCGGACGCCGAGACCGTTCGACTCGAACTCCAGGATCACGTGATGCTCCAGATGAGTTCGGCGGTCGTTGACGTGGACGCGCTCGCGGACGGTATCGACGCGGCGCTCGACCCGAAAGAAGTCCAGCAGAAGATCGAGGGCCGTCAGCCGATGACGCTCCGCGAGTACGCAGAGATCCATCACTACCTCGCGGTCGAGAACCCCTGGTGA
- a CDS encoding type II secretion system protein, which yields MTLLDRVAALVPISAGGDPELDRALALLDRPEDADTVRTAALAFAALSVGSALALSVVASPTLGLAVLALGSLAAAALLALPTLAADSQRSRALGDGPDLVCRAVLAGALEPTPEHTAAFAADAPGSLADRLAGHVRYAIGAPTTAWTRFRRAWRDHDPELARAIALVEAATNAPDSERARLLDRALSVSLDAVAARVTDYASTLSTLVTGVYAAGVVLPLALVGLLPVAPVSGISVPLVGLAAVYDLALPIALTAAIAVVLARRPAAFPATPIPRDHPALAGRARPGLLWAIAAATGALVAFAVFAPWALPFAPVVGLGTGLVRWTRPVLGVREDIAALERGLPDALVVVGQHVRRGHPPEGALAAAAAELDGTVSTVFADASRLQRTLTADTRTAFLGPHGALRDHPSPRARSTAAVLADAAAAGPPGGRVLVALADHLDRLVRVERDTTADLASVTNALDTTGRWVAPCVAGVTAALARTLRPLGDGALPYAPDALALVVGGYVVALAVLLPAFGSVVRHGADRARAANAAGSALAVAGLVYPVVATAAALVTSV from the coding sequence ATGACACTCCTCGATCGCGTCGCCGCCCTCGTACCGATCTCCGCGGGCGGCGACCCCGAACTCGACCGCGCGCTGGCGCTCCTCGATCGACCCGAGGACGCCGACACCGTCCGGACCGCGGCGCTTGCGTTCGCCGCGCTCTCCGTCGGGTCGGCGCTCGCGCTTTCCGTCGTCGCGTCCCCCACTCTCGGTCTCGCCGTGCTCGCGCTCGGGTCGCTCGCTGCCGCTGCCCTCCTCGCGCTCCCCACGCTCGCGGCGGACTCCCAGCGGTCGCGCGCGCTCGGCGACGGCCCCGACCTCGTCTGCCGCGCCGTCCTCGCGGGCGCGCTCGAACCGACGCCGGAACACACTGCCGCGTTCGCCGCCGACGCTCCCGGTTCGCTCGCCGACCGTCTCGCCGGCCACGTCCGGTACGCGATCGGCGCACCAACCACCGCGTGGACGCGCTTTCGGCGCGCGTGGCGCGACCACGACCCCGAACTCGCGCGCGCCATCGCGCTCGTCGAAGCCGCCACGAACGCCCCCGACAGCGAACGCGCCCGCCTCCTCGACCGCGCGCTCTCGGTCTCCCTCGACGCCGTCGCCGCCCGCGTCACCGACTACGCGAGCACGCTCTCGACGCTCGTCACGGGCGTCTACGCCGCGGGGGTCGTCCTCCCGCTCGCCCTCGTCGGATTGCTCCCCGTCGCTCCAGTCTCGGGGATCTCGGTTCCGCTCGTCGGTCTGGCCGCCGTCTACGACCTCGCACTCCCGATCGCGCTCACGGCCGCCATCGCCGTCGTGCTCGCGCGCCGCCCCGCCGCCTTCCCCGCCACGCCGATACCTCGCGACCACCCCGCGCTCGCCGGCCGCGCCCGCCCCGGCCTTCTCTGGGCCATCGCGGCGGCCACCGGTGCGCTCGTCGCCTTCGCCGTCTTCGCGCCGTGGGCGCTCCCCTTCGCCCCTGTCGTCGGACTCGGCACGGGCCTCGTGCGGTGGACGCGTCCCGTGCTCGGCGTTCGCGAGGATATCGCGGCGCTCGAACGCGGCCTTCCAGACGCGCTCGTCGTCGTCGGGCAGCACGTCCGCCGCGGCCACCCTCCCGAAGGCGCGCTCGCCGCCGCGGCCGCCGAACTCGACGGAACCGTCTCCACCGTCTTCGCGGACGCGAGCCGCCTCCAGCGCACGCTCACAGCCGACACCCGAACGGCGTTCCTCGGGCCGCACGGCGCGCTCCGCGACCACCCGAGCCCTCGCGCACGCTCGACCGCCGCCGTCCTCGCGGACGCCGCCGCGGCCGGCCCGCCCGGCGGGCGCGTGCTCGTCGCGCTCGCCGACCACCTCGACCGCCTCGTCCGCGTCGAACGCGACACCACCGCCGACCTCGCGTCCGTCACGAACGCGCTCGACACGACCGGGCGCTGGGTCGCGCCCTGCGTCGCCGGCGTTACCGCTGCGCTCGCCCGCACCCTCCGCCCGCTCGGGGACGGCGCGCTCCCGTACGCTCCGGACGCGCTCGCACTCGTCGTCGGCGGGTACGTCGTCGCGCTCGCTGTTCTCCTCCCCGCGTTCGGATCCGTCGTCCGGCACGGCGCCGACCGCGCTCGCGCCGCCAACGCCGCCGGCTCCGCGCTCGCCGTCGCCGGCCTCGTCTATCCGGTCGTCGCCACGGCCGCCGCACTCGTCACGAGCGTTTAA